Proteins from one Prinia subflava isolate CZ2003 ecotype Zambia chromosome 4, Cam_Psub_1.2, whole genome shotgun sequence genomic window:
- the NOPCHAP1 gene encoding NOP protein chaperone 1: MAGPGGAAGPAASRELLDVGRRPGLEDILLINSKCSSKKATTLQTVKVPRSNVLDRVQSFLPQMAQANDELKRKMVTAPAHQFDIEHLDSETEKVIEMNVAVVELSDSDTDEELLTSEDDSESDEDDSVTDEVTVDNIKFPQQKGEKGKIEILDSKANE, encoded by the exons ATggcggggcccggcggcgcggcggggcccgcGGCGTCCCGGGAGCTGCTGGACGTGGGGCGCCGGCCAG GGCTGGAAGACATTTTGCTGattaattcaaaatgtagcagcAAGAAGGCCACGACTTTGCAGACGGTTAAGGTGCCAAGGAGCAATG ttttggaCCGAGTACAGAGCTTTTTACCACAGATGGCCCAGGCAAACGATGagctcaaaagaaaaatggtaaCAGCACCTGCTCATCAGTTTGATATTGAACATCTAGacagtgaaacagaaaaagttaTAGAAAtg aatgTGGCTGTAGTTGAACTGAGTGATTCTGATACAGATGAAGAGTTGCTTACTTCAGAAGATGACTCGGAATCTGATGAAGATGACTCTGTAACTGATGAAGTGACAGTAGACAACATTAAGTTTCCTCaacaaaagggagaaaagggcaaaatagaaattttggacagcaaagcaaatgagtaa